A region from the Paraburkholderia youngii genome encodes:
- a CDS encoding primosomal protein N' — protein MNEVFVRVALDHPLPTLFDYRCGTSEAAVVGALVSVPFGKRHVVGLICEVAAHSEVPAERLRDVDKVCASCPPVSAHWLALAGFAADYYQRGLGEVALPALPQALRDASRWSRLFAPEERYRLTPEGRTALPDALPARATALRGLAQALAQADFLLAADARALHPKALATLDTWQAAGWVTLNVIDAAAVPAASLPDAPAPVLPTLTDEQASAVEAIRAADGFAPFLLHGVTGSGKTEVYLRALAAILAARPDAQALVLVPEINLTPQFEAAFRARFAALDASAIVTLHSGLAEGERARNWFAAHTGRARIVLGTRLAVLASLPRLAIIVVDEEHDPAYKQQEGLRYSARDLAIYRAKQLDVPVVLGSATPSLESWWQADQGRYKRLTLSRRAVADAALPAVRLIDLEDERRRGRASIEGLSGPLIAAMKARLERGEQSLVFLNRRGYAPQLACDACGWVAGCPRCSAYVVLHKPERALRCHHCGWESRIPRSCPECGNVDIAPLGRGTQRVEETLASAVPGARVLRIDADSTRRKGSAQALFSDVHAGEVDILVGTQMIAKGHDFQRVSLVGVLNADTALFSHDFRASERLFAQLMQVSGRAGRAGLPGEVLVQTRYPRHALYHALGRHDYVGFANSTLAERRDAHLPPFVYQALLRAEGRTLEAALAFLQQAAAELAQIPAAERVTVYDAVPLTIVKVMHVHRAQLLIESASRAALQATLRAWQPLLRALKGVLRWNLEVDPLDI, from the coding sequence GTGAACGAAGTGTTCGTCCGCGTCGCGCTCGATCATCCGCTGCCGACCTTGTTCGACTACCGCTGCGGCACATCCGAGGCGGCTGTCGTGGGCGCGCTCGTCAGCGTTCCGTTCGGCAAACGGCACGTGGTGGGGCTGATCTGCGAGGTGGCCGCTCACAGCGAGGTGCCCGCCGAACGCCTGCGGGATGTGGATAAGGTCTGCGCGTCGTGTCCGCCGGTGTCGGCGCATTGGCTCGCGCTCGCCGGGTTCGCCGCGGACTACTATCAACGCGGTCTCGGCGAAGTGGCGCTGCCCGCGCTGCCGCAGGCGCTGCGCGACGCGTCGCGCTGGTCGCGGCTGTTCGCGCCGGAAGAGCGCTATCGGTTGACGCCCGAGGGTCGCACGGCATTGCCTGACGCGTTGCCGGCCCGCGCGACGGCCCTCCGAGGGCTCGCGCAGGCACTCGCGCAAGCCGACTTCCTGCTCGCCGCCGACGCCCGCGCGCTGCATCCGAAAGCGCTGGCGACACTCGACACATGGCAGGCCGCTGGCTGGGTGACGCTCAACGTGATCGACGCCGCCGCGGTGCCCGCCGCCTCGCTGCCGGACGCGCCCGCGCCGGTTCTGCCGACCCTCACCGACGAGCAGGCGAGTGCTGTCGAAGCTATCCGCGCCGCCGACGGCTTCGCGCCGTTTCTGCTGCACGGCGTGACGGGCAGCGGCAAAACCGAGGTGTACCTGCGCGCACTTGCCGCGATTCTGGCCGCCAGGCCGGATGCGCAAGCGCTCGTGCTGGTGCCGGAAATCAACCTGACGCCGCAGTTCGAGGCGGCGTTCCGTGCCCGCTTCGCCGCGCTCGACGCCAGCGCGATCGTCACGCTGCACAGCGGCCTCGCCGAAGGCGAGCGCGCCCGCAACTGGTTTGCCGCCCACACCGGCCGTGCGCGCATCGTGCTCGGCACACGGCTCGCGGTACTCGCGTCGCTGCCGCGGCTGGCGATCATCGTTGTCGACGAAGAGCACGATCCGGCCTACAAGCAGCAGGAGGGCTTGCGCTATTCGGCGCGCGATCTCGCGATTTATCGGGCGAAACAGCTCGATGTGCCGGTCGTGCTCGGCTCGGCGACGCCATCGCTCGAGAGCTGGTGGCAGGCGGATCAGGGCCGCTACAAGCGGCTCACGCTGTCGCGCCGGGCCGTCGCCGACGCAGCGCTGCCGGCCGTACGCCTGATCGATCTCGAAGACGAGCGCCGCCGCGGGCGGGCGTCGATCGAAGGCTTGTCGGGTCCGTTGATCGCCGCGATGAAGGCGCGGCTCGAACGCGGCGAGCAGAGCCTCGTGTTCCTGAACCGACGTGGCTACGCGCCGCAACTCGCCTGCGACGCGTGCGGCTGGGTGGCCGGTTGTCCGCGCTGCAGCGCCTACGTCGTGCTGCACAAGCCCGAGCGCGCGCTGCGCTGCCATCACTGCGGCTGGGAGTCTCGTATCCCGCGTTCGTGCCCGGAGTGCGGCAACGTCGACATCGCACCGCTCGGACGCGGCACGCAGCGCGTCGAGGAAACGCTCGCCAGCGCGGTTCCGGGCGCCCGCGTGCTGCGTATCGATGCCGATAGCACGCGCCGCAAAGGCAGCGCGCAGGCGTTGTTCTCCGACGTGCACGCAGGCGAGGTCGATATTCTGGTCGGTACACAGATGATCGCCAAAGGACACGATTTCCAGCGCGTGTCGCTGGTAGGCGTGCTGAACGCCGATACCGCGCTGTTTTCGCATGATTTCCGCGCGAGCGAGCGCCTGTTCGCACAGCTGATGCAGGTGAGCGGCCGCGCGGGCCGCGCCGGTCTGCCGGGCGAAGTGCTGGTGCAGACGCGCTATCCGCGTCACGCGCTGTATCACGCGCTGGGCCGTCACGACTACGTCGGTTTCGCCAACTCGACGCTCGCGGAGCGACGCGACGCGCACCTGCCGCCGTTCGTCTATCAGGCGCTGCTGCGAGCCGAAGGCCGCACGCTCGAAGCGGCGCTCGCGTTCCTGCAGCAGGCCGCCGCCGAGCTTGCGCAGATTCCGGCCGCCGAGCGTGTCACCGTATACGACGCGGTGCCGCTCACGATCGTCAAGGTGATGCACGTTCATCGCGCGCAGCTGCTGATCGAAAGCGCGTCGCGCGCCGCGCTGCAGGCCACGTTGCGTGCATGGCAGCCGCTGTTGCGCGCGCTCAAGGGCGTGCTGCGCTGGAATCTCGAAGTCGATCCGCTCGACATCTGA
- a CDS encoding YeiH family protein translates to MSDTHHPAPAGAAPGHRQGTQDAQTARGSGFSLTEDWLAAGVGLLVIVIAWALFASGSSIRWLAVAPAKWSSVAQAAQDIGKRLPNYLALFATFAVLFGASVALLRQRVGAFLAAFVVVFVASALILTLGAWVDASKYNLEPPLVALALGLLVSNLFTLPQWLGAGLRVEFYIKVGIVLLGATLPFTLLVWAGPVAVVQASIVSLVTFFVIFFVARAFGLDRRFAAVLGVGGAVCGVSAAIAIAGAVRAKREQASVAITLVVLWAVVMIFVLPFVSRSLGLSTAVAGAWIGTSEFADAAGIAAAQAYGDFARHAGGAIAGAPEASLQAFTLMKVVGRDIWIGIWAFVLAIVATTRWEAQDSGVTARANAGEIWARFPKFVIGFVIASALVTWIASHYSLADYRKVVTPEFVAPITVLRTWAFTFCFLSIGLTTRFRSLAATGLKPFLAFTAGVVVNIAIGYALSAHVFASYWNSLG, encoded by the coding sequence ATGAGCGACACCCATCATCCCGCACCGGCGGGCGCCGCACCGGGTCATCGGCAAGGTACACAAGACGCGCAAACCGCACGAGGCAGCGGCTTTTCGCTGACCGAAGACTGGCTCGCCGCTGGCGTCGGCCTGCTCGTGATCGTGATTGCGTGGGCGCTGTTCGCGTCGGGCAGCAGCATCAGGTGGCTCGCGGTCGCGCCGGCCAAATGGTCGAGCGTCGCGCAGGCCGCGCAGGACATCGGCAAACGTCTACCCAACTACCTCGCGCTGTTCGCGACATTCGCGGTGCTGTTCGGAGCGAGCGTCGCTCTGCTCAGGCAGCGCGTCGGCGCGTTTCTCGCGGCGTTCGTCGTCGTATTCGTCGCTTCCGCGCTGATCCTGACGCTCGGCGCGTGGGTCGACGCGTCGAAGTACAACCTCGAGCCGCCGCTGGTGGCGCTCGCGCTCGGGCTCCTCGTATCGAACCTGTTCACGCTGCCGCAGTGGCTCGGGGCGGGGTTGCGCGTCGAGTTTTACATCAAGGTCGGTATCGTGCTGCTCGGCGCGACGCTTCCGTTCACGTTGCTCGTGTGGGCCGGGCCGGTCGCGGTCGTGCAGGCGAGCATCGTGTCGTTGGTGACGTTCTTCGTGATCTTCTTCGTTGCGCGCGCGTTCGGGCTCGATCGGCGCTTTGCCGCCGTGCTCGGTGTCGGTGGCGCAGTGTGCGGCGTGTCGGCGGCGATCGCGATTGCCGGCGCGGTACGGGCGAAGCGCGAGCAGGCGTCGGTCGCGATCACGCTGGTCGTCCTATGGGCGGTCGTGATGATCTTCGTGCTGCCGTTCGTGTCGCGCTCGCTCGGCCTGTCGACGGCCGTCGCCGGCGCCTGGATCGGCACCTCCGAATTCGCCGACGCCGCGGGCATCGCCGCCGCCCAGGCCTACGGCGATTTCGCGCGGCACGCAGGCGGCGCGATCGCCGGCGCGCCGGAAGCGTCGTTGCAGGCGTTCACGCTGATGAAGGTGGTCGGCCGCGACATCTGGATCGGCATTTGGGCGTTCGTGCTCGCAATCGTCGCGACGACGCGCTGGGAAGCGCAGGACAGCGGCGTCACCGCGCGCGCGAATGCCGGTGAGATCTGGGCGCGTTTCCCGAAGTTCGTGATCGGTTTCGTGATCGCGTCGGCGTTGGTCACGTGGATCGCGAGCCATTATTCGCTCGCCGACTACCGCAAGGTCGTCACGCCGGAGTTCGTCGCGCCGATCACGGTGCTGCGCACGTGGGCGTTCACCTTCTGCTTCCTGAGCATCGGTCTGACGACGCGCTTCCGCTCGCTTGCGGCGACCGGTCTTAAGCCGTTCCTCGCGTTCACGGCGGGCGTGGTGGTCAATATCGCGATCGGCTATGCGCTGTCCGCGCACGTGTTCGCGTCGTACTGGAACAGCCTCGGATAA